Proteins from one Mycteria americana isolate JAX WOST 10 ecotype Jacksonville Zoo and Gardens chromosome 1, USCA_MyAme_1.0, whole genome shotgun sequence genomic window:
- the STRA8 gene encoding stimulated by retinoic acid gene 8 protein homolog, whose product METAGGCRKTHARVSPNPLTHLQEVEPRVAKRRLSQARHRATLARLFSSLREAVLSQSDNSASKYQVLRKAKKSIQKLEQTLGSLLKMKESFSLEDGNPSSLEEVREEYVKRHFSNHSTASASEAVSESDSTVWCLIQECEKQTMEEDGKPKFIHSPDTSSPDLVEFERYLYFYKHTVDLLIEHGIVCTEEVPLPEVSTAISHLWQELSEERRDSILQYCSQRDFLMDPKAACQEPACTEGSVRDSRGNSEEASGSSVSTPEEVMFEDAFDVAAGFLDRSETQGMSSQSSAFSSCTSENPEDHHRLYVQITDFLKSLFFANTQFCQEEDLQFDYETVMLRCTETFDDEDF is encoded by the exons ATGGAGACAGCTGGAGGCTGTAGGAAGACACATGCCAGAGTGAGTCCCAATCCCCTGACACACCTGCAAGAGGTAGAACCCCGCGTGGCAAAGCGGCGTTTGTCACAGGCACGCCACCGTGCTACGCTGGCAAGACTCTTTAGCAGCTTGCGGGAAGCTGTGTTATCCCAGTCAGATAACTCAGCCTCAAAG TATCAGGTTTTGCGTAAGGCTAAGAAATCTATCCAGAAGCTGGAGCAAACCTTGGGTTCTTTGCTGAAGATGAAAG AGTCCTTCAGTCTGGAGGATGGGAACCCGTCCAGCTTGGAGGAAGTCAGGGAGGAATATGTCAAGAGGCACTTCAGCAATCACAG CACTGCATCAGCCTCGGAAGCTGTGAGTGAGAGTGACTCTACCGTCTGGTGTTTGATTCAAgaatgtgaaaaacaaacaatggAAGAGGATGGGAAGCCAAAATTTATCCACTCTCCAGACACTTCATCCCCAGATCTGGTGGAATTTGAACG ATACCTGTATTTTTATAAGCACACAGTGGACCTGCTGATAGAGCATGGAATTGTTTGCACTGAGGAGGTGCCTCTTCCTGAGGTCTCCACGGCTATTTCCCACCTCTGGCAagagctttctgaagaaaggagagaCAGCATCTTGCAGTACTGTAGCCAGAGAGATTTCCTCATGGATCCTAAGGCTGCTTGCCAAGAGCCTGCGTGCACTGAAGGTAGTGTGAGGGACAGCCGAGGTAACAGTGAGGAAGCCAGTGGTTCCTCAGTCTCCACACCAGAGGAA GTAATGTTTGAAGATGCGTTTGATGTTGCTGCTGGTTTCCTTGACAGAAGCGAGACTCAGGGAATGTCTAGCCAGAG TTCAGCATTTTCAagctgcacttctgaaaatccagaGGATCACCATAGACTCTATGTGCAGATCACTGACTTCCTAAAAAGCCTCTTCTTTGCTAATACACAATTTTGCCAG GAAGAAGATCTTCAGTTCGATTATGAGACTGTGATGCTGAGGTGCACTGAGACCTTCGATGATGAAGATTTCTAA
- the WDR91 gene encoding WD repeat-containing protein 91 isoform X1 produces the protein MAAAAERTDELVREYLLFRGFTAALKQLDAEIKADREKGFRVDKIVDQLQQFVQSYDLAALRDYWSYLDRRLFSRLEDVYRPTVNKLKTSLFRYYLIHTVQSGRNDKAQEFFFKQASELQNQTEWKDWFVLPFLPAPDSNPTFATYFSRQWADTFIVSLHNFLSVLFQCMPVPVILNFEAECLRSSLIQEENESLRHKLFALQAESSRVKKEELEVEQAAVHHKLPAYVANMDRLGDSELDMTCSQRSTAHSLQSRGGFLSSFLSQSKKGPSRLAHPSGASPTQTGSMLLGKKEPTNHQSAKGKEGTVSSKDGKSHFSGLVAGESSSLQQRQKRLQEHGKERKELLSKGTFQGQSAEKKTDISTAETELCSELHAEQAETATKMPTSSAEAVGVRQEQPFIVLSQEEYGEHHSSIMYCRVDCSGRRVASLDVDGVIKVWSFNPIMQTKASSISKSPLLSLEWATKRDRLLLLGSGVGTVRLYDTEAKKNLCEISIDEDMPRILSLACSPSGASFVCSAAAQSPISHMDFSALNSGGKSMNQVPGKLLLWDTKTMKQQLQFSLEPEPIAINCTAFNHNGNLLVTGAADGIVRLFDMQQHECAMSWKAHDGEVYSVEFSYDENTVYSIGEDGKFIQWNIHKSGLKVSEYDLPSEATGPFVLSGYSGYKQVQFPRGRLFAFDSEGNYMLTCSSTGGVIFKLNGEEKVLESCLSLGGHRAPVVTVDWSTAMDCGTCLTASMDGKIKLTTLLAQKS, from the exons atggcggcggcggcggagcggacGGATGAGCTGGTGCGGGAGTATCTGCTCTTCCGCGGCTTCACCGCCGCTCTGAAGCAGCTGGACGCGGAGATCAAGGCAGACCGGGAGAAGGGCTTCCGG GTGGATAAGATAGTGGACCAGCTGCAGCAGTTTGTTCAGAGCTATGATCTGGCTGCTCTGCGGGATTACTGGAGTTATCTGGACCGACGCCTTTTCAGCCGTTTAGAAGATGTGTACCGGCCAACAGTGAACAAGCTGAAAACCAGCTTATTCCGATACTACCTCATCCATACTGTTCAG agCGGCCGCAATGACAAGGCGCAGGAGTTTTTCTTCAAGCAGGCCTCCGAGCTCCAGAACCAGACAGAGTGGAAAGATTGGTTtgtcctgcccttcctccctgccccagacTCCAACCCCACCTTTGCTACCTATTTCTCGCGCCAGTGGGCAGATACGTTTATCGTATCTCTGCACAACTTCCTGAGTGTCTTATTTCAGTGCATG CCAGTTCCAGTCATTTTGAACTTTGAAGCTGAATGTCTCAGGAGCAGTCTcatacaagaagaaaatgaatcatTGCGGCATAAG CTGTTTGCTTTGCAGGCTGAATCCTCCCGCGTGAAGAAAGAGGAACTGGAGGTGgaacaagcagctgtgcatcACAAGTTGCCTGCATATGTGGCCAACATGGATCGACTAGGGGACTCTGAGCT agatatGACCTGCAGCCAGAGGAGTACTGCACATTCTCTTCAGTCCCGAGGTGgctttctgtcctcttttctctcccaaaGTAAAAAGGGCCCTTCCAGACTAGCCCATCCAAGTGGAGCTTCTCCTACGCAGACTGGCAGTATGCTGCTAGGGAAGAAAGAACCAACAAATCACCAG AGtgccaaaggaaaagaaggaacagtGAGCTCTAAGGACGGGAAGAGCCACTTCAGTGGGTTAGTGGCAGGCGAGTCGAGTTCCCTGCAGCAGCGGCAGAAGCGCTTGCAAGAGcatgggaaggaaaggaaggaactGCTGTCGAAAGGGACCTTCCAG GGCCAAAGTGCtgagaagaaaacagatattAGCACAGCTGAGACAGAGCTGTGCTCAGAGCTGCATGCTGAGCAAGCAGAGACTGCAACCAAAATGCCTACCAGCAGTGCAGAGGCTGTGGGGGTCCGGCAGGAGCAGCCTTTCATCGTCCTGAGCCAGGAGGAGTATGGGGAGCACCATTCATCCATCATGTACTGCAG GGTTGATTGTTCTGGACGGAGGGTGGCCAGCTTGGATGTGGACGGGGTCATCAAAGTCTGGTCTTTTAACCCCATAATGCAAACTAAAGCTTCATCCATTTCCAAATCTCCGTTGCTGTCTCTGGAATGGGCGACCAAGCGTGATCGGCTG CTATTGCTTGGCAGTGGGGTCGGGACAGTTCGTCTTTATGACACAGAAGCGAAGAAGAATCTCTGTGAAATCAGCATTGATGAAGACATGCCCAG GATCCTCTCGCTTGCCTGCAGCCCAAGTGGTGCCTCCTTTGTCTGTTCTGCGGCAGCCCAGAGCCCCATCTCCCACATGGACTTCTCAGCCCTCAACTCTGGGGGCAAAAGTATGAACCAAGTTCCTGGGAAGCTGCTACTGTGGGACACTAAAACAATGAAGCAGCAG CTGCAGTTCTCCCTGGAGCCTGAGCCCATTGCTATTAACTGCACAGCCTTCAACCACAACGGCAACCTGCTGGTCACCGGGGCTGCAGACGGGATTGTTCGTCTCTTTG ATATGCAGCAGCATGAGTGCGCCATGAGCTGGAAGGCACACGATGGGGAAGTCTACTCCGTTGAGTTCAGCTATGATGAGAACACAGTCTACAGCATAGGCGAGGATGGCAAG TTTATTCAGTGGAATATTCACAAAAGTGGCTTGAAGGTGTCCGAGTACGATCTTCCCAGCGAAGCTACAGGTCCTTTTGTTCTGTCTGGGTACAGTGGCTACAAGCAAGTCCAATTCCCACGAGGAAGGCTCTTTGCTTTTGACTCCGAGGGCAACTATATGTTGACGTGTTCTTCTACTGGGGGAGTAATTTTTAAG